From a single Planctellipticum variicoloris genomic region:
- a CDS encoding ArsR/SmtB family transcription factor, which produces MVANVAEPVVERTGSSFPELSNQLEKDLVQVFKLLSDETRLRILMYLMRENEMHVTALCEKLGQSQPAVSHHLALLRVAGLIEARRDGKHNFYSVREKHFHRIIAELFQSISSADQDGIRFKDFLLKQTP; this is translated from the coding sequence ATGGTTGCGAATGTCGCTGAACCAGTCGTTGAACGTACGGGTTCTTCTTTCCCCGAATTGTCGAATCAGCTCGAGAAAGATCTGGTTCAGGTCTTCAAACTGCTGTCGGACGAGACTCGTCTCCGCATTCTGATGTATCTGATGCGGGAGAACGAGATGCACGTGACGGCGCTGTGCGAGAAGCTCGGCCAGAGCCAGCCGGCGGTGAGCCATCACCTGGCGCTGCTGCGCGTGGCGGGGCTGATCGAAGCTCGCCGGGACGGGAAGCACAACTTCTATTCCGTGCGCGAGAAGCACTTCCACCGGATTATCGCGGAGCTGTTCCAGAGCATCAGCAGCGCCGACCAGGACGGAATCCGCTTCAAGGACTTCCTGCTGAAGCAGACGCCGTAG
- a CDS encoding DUF6513 domain-containing protein yields MPREKILFVTGRLAAPALQDVVAPLAAQQGFDYEIAVVGITVAALMQSPWLARKLTVPAGISRVILPGWCGGSVDSLAERFGVPFELGPRDLFDLPQHFGRARRPLPAFNDYSIEILAEINHAPQLALDELLRQADHYRQSGADLIDLGCVPGESWLDVASAVRALRAEGHRVSIDSFDRQEVAAAVAAGAELVLSCNHTNLDWAIDIPAEFVAIPDEPTDLASLDLIAAALHTAGRPYRLDPILEPIGYGFAASLARYQDVRRSHPDAAMLMGVGNVTELTEVDTAGVNFLLAAFCEELRIGSILTTEVINWGRTAVREFDLARRFVRHAIVNRVLPKHWGGELVLLRDPKLRELGEDNLRTLAGQITDPNFRIFAERGEIFLLNRDGCWHGGDPYDVFDRMLAEIGPLSAEHAFYLGMELQKARTALTLGKQYIQDEALRWGFLTTEEISAVQRRKRHAAGAAESPAPQEPSPRCPPARS; encoded by the coding sequence ATGCCTCGCGAAAAAATCCTGTTTGTGACCGGACGGCTGGCCGCTCCTGCTCTGCAGGATGTGGTCGCGCCCCTCGCTGCGCAGCAGGGGTTCGATTACGAGATCGCCGTCGTCGGCATCACTGTCGCCGCCCTCATGCAGTCCCCCTGGCTGGCCCGCAAATTGACGGTCCCCGCCGGCATCTCCCGCGTCATCCTGCCGGGCTGGTGCGGCGGGTCCGTTGATTCCCTCGCCGAACGCTTCGGCGTCCCCTTCGAACTGGGGCCGCGCGATCTCTTCGACCTGCCTCAGCACTTCGGCCGCGCCCGCCGACCGCTCCCCGCGTTCAACGATTACAGCATCGAAATCCTCGCCGAGATCAATCACGCCCCGCAGCTCGCTCTCGACGAACTGCTCCGGCAGGCGGATCACTACCGCCAGTCCGGAGCGGATCTGATCGACCTCGGCTGCGTTCCCGGAGAATCCTGGCTCGATGTCGCATCCGCCGTCCGCGCCCTCCGCGCGGAAGGTCACCGAGTTTCCATCGACAGCTTCGACCGCCAGGAAGTCGCCGCCGCCGTCGCAGCCGGCGCGGAACTGGTTCTGAGCTGCAATCACACCAACCTCGACTGGGCGATCGACATTCCCGCCGAGTTCGTCGCCATTCCCGACGAACCCACCGATCTCGCCTCGCTCGATCTCATCGCCGCCGCGTTGCACACGGCCGGTCGCCCGTACCGGCTCGATCCGATCCTCGAACCGATTGGCTACGGCTTTGCGGCCTCGCTGGCCCGCTATCAGGACGTCCGCCGGTCTCATCCCGACGCCGCCATGCTGATGGGCGTCGGCAACGTCACCGAACTGACAGAAGTCGACACTGCCGGCGTCAACTTCCTCCTGGCCGCCTTCTGCGAAGAGCTCCGGATCGGCAGCATCCTGACCACCGAAGTCATCAACTGGGGCCGCACCGCCGTTCGCGAATTCGACCTGGCCCGCCGCTTCGTCCGCCACGCCATCGTCAACCGGGTCCTCCCCAAACACTGGGGGGGCGAGCTGGTCCTGCTGCGCGATCCCAAGCTCCGCGAACTGGGTGAAGACAACCTCCGCACACTCGCCGGTCAGATCACCGATCCCAACTTCCGCATCTTCGCCGAACGGGGCGAGATCTTTCTTCTGAACCGCGACGGCTGCTGGCACGGCGGCGATCCCTACGACGTCTTCGACCGCATGCTCGCCGAAATCGGCCCCCTCTCGGCCGAGCACGCCTTCTATCTGGGGATGGAGCTCCAGAAGGCTCGTACGGCCCTCACGCTCGGGAAACAGTACATTCAGGATGAAGCCCTCCGCTGGGGGTTTCTGACCACCGAAGAAATCAGCGCGGTTCAGCGCCGCAAA
- a CDS encoding SDR family NAD(P)-dependent oxidoreductase encodes MSRLNAVVTGASSGIGRAIALEIARAGANVVIHYSRSREAAEKVADSIRQLGPNAHLLQADFTEPTAVKRFAEQAWDLTGGVDLWINNAGVDLLTRPENQLSFEDKLRLLLQVDVQSALELAKSIGLRMRDARGGAILMIGWDQADRGMEGDSGELFAAAKNAIMGFTRSLAVSLAPHVRVNCIAPGWIKTAWGETASDAWQERVLQETPLKRWGTPEDIARYARFLLSADASFITGQVINVNGGAVR; translated from the coding sequence TTGTCCAGACTCAACGCCGTCGTCACCGGAGCCTCTTCAGGCATCGGCCGCGCCATCGCACTCGAAATCGCCCGGGCCGGCGCCAATGTCGTGATCCACTATTCCCGCTCCCGCGAGGCCGCAGAAAAAGTCGCCGATTCGATCCGCCAGCTCGGCCCAAACGCCCATCTCCTCCAGGCGGATTTCACAGAACCGACTGCTGTCAAACGGTTTGCAGAACAAGCCTGGGATCTGACGGGGGGAGTCGATCTCTGGATCAACAACGCCGGCGTCGACCTCCTCACCCGACCGGAAAACCAACTGTCCTTCGAAGACAAACTCCGACTCCTGCTCCAGGTCGATGTGCAGTCAGCTCTCGAACTCGCGAAGTCGATCGGTCTCCGGATGCGGGATGCCCGCGGCGGAGCAATCCTGATGATCGGCTGGGATCAGGCTGATCGCGGCATGGAAGGAGACAGCGGCGAACTCTTCGCCGCTGCAAAAAATGCCATCATGGGCTTCACCCGTTCCCTCGCCGTCAGCCTCGCCCCGCACGTCCGCGTAAACTGCATCGCCCCCGGCTGGATCAAAACCGCCTGGGGCGAAACCGCCTCCGACGCCTGGCAGGAACGCGTGCTCCAGGAAACTCCCCTCAAACGCTGGGGAACCCCCGAGGACATCGCCCGCTATGCTCGTTTTCTCCTCAGCGCCGACGCCAGCTTCATCACCGGGCAGGTGATCAACGTCAACGGCGGCGCCGTTCGCTGA
- the carA gene encoding glutamine-hydrolyzing carbamoyl-phosphate synthase small subunit codes for MPAPAKLALADGTVYSGNAFGASGEVYGEVVFNTSMTGYQEILTDPSYCGQIVTMTYPLIGNYGVNAEDVESGKPFIRGFIIRELCQIPSNFRSEQSLDEYLKQANVIGLEGIDTRALVRRIRNEGAMTGVLSTVDLDDASLIRKAQAAPQIVGQDLVREVMPAASFEWSEPLSDLGRPPGSKTDLPGEPHVVAIDYGMKRNILRHLRDMHCRVTVVPGTATAEEVLAHNPDGVFLSNGPGDPRPLTYAIETIQGLLGKVPVFGICLGHQLMGLACGAEIFKLKFGHRGGNQPVLNKATGRVEITSQNHGFALSSENLPDCLEVTHINLNDQTVEGLRHKEFPAFCVQYHPEAAAGPHDSSYLFRQFRELMTEPVPAN; via the coding sequence ATGCCTGCTCCCGCCAAGCTCGCTCTCGCCGATGGAACCGTGTACTCCGGAAACGCCTTCGGGGCGTCAGGGGAGGTCTACGGGGAAGTCGTGTTCAACACCAGCATGACCGGGTATCAGGAGATCCTGACCGATCCCTCGTACTGCGGTCAGATCGTCACGATGACGTATCCGCTGATCGGCAACTACGGGGTGAACGCCGAGGATGTCGAGAGCGGCAAGCCTTTCATCCGCGGGTTCATCATCCGGGAGCTGTGCCAGATTCCGAGCAATTTCCGCTCGGAGCAGTCGCTGGACGAATATCTGAAGCAGGCCAACGTGATCGGCCTCGAAGGGATCGACACGCGGGCACTGGTCCGGCGGATCCGCAACGAGGGGGCCATGACCGGGGTGCTCTCGACCGTCGATCTCGACGACGCGTCGCTGATCCGCAAGGCCCAGGCGGCCCCGCAGATCGTCGGACAGGACCTCGTCCGGGAAGTCATGCCGGCTGCATCGTTCGAATGGAGCGAGCCGCTGTCGGATCTGGGTCGGCCGCCCGGCTCGAAGACGGACCTGCCGGGCGAGCCGCATGTGGTGGCGATCGACTACGGAATGAAGCGGAACATTCTGCGACATCTGCGGGATATGCACTGCCGGGTGACGGTGGTGCCTGGAACCGCGACTGCCGAGGAAGTGCTGGCTCACAATCCGGACGGGGTGTTTCTGTCGAACGGCCCGGGAGATCCGCGTCCGCTGACGTATGCGATCGAGACGATTCAGGGGCTGCTGGGGAAGGTGCCGGTGTTCGGGATCTGCCTGGGACATCAGCTCATGGGGCTGGCCTGCGGGGCGGAGATCTTCAAGCTGAAATTCGGTCATCGGGGCGGCAACCAGCCGGTGTTGAACAAGGCGACCGGGCGGGTGGAGATCACTTCGCAAAACCACGGTTTTGCGCTTTCGTCGGAGAATCTGCCGGACTGCCTGGAAGTGACGCATATCAACTTGAACGACCAGACGGTCGAAGGCCTGCGGCACAAGGAATTCCCGGCGTTCTGCGTGCAGTATCATCCGGAAGCGGCCGCGGGTCCGCACGACAGCAGCTATCTGTTCCGGCAGTTCCGGGAACTGATGACCGAGCCGGTCCCGGCGAATTGA